AGACCGACCTGTTCGGCGAGCAGGCCGTGCTGTGCGGCGGCGCAACCGCGCTTGTCAAAGCCGGCTTCGAAACGCTGGTGGAAGCGGGCTACGCGCCGGAAATGGCCTATTTTGAGTGCCTGCACGAGCTGAAGCTGATCGTCGACCTGATGTATGAAGGCGGCCTGGCGACGATGCGCGATTCCATCTCCAACACGGCCGAGTACGGCGATTATGTCACCGGTCCGCGCATCGTAACGGATGAAACGAAGAAAGCGATGAAAGCCGTTCTGGAAGACATCCAGTCCGGCCGTTTCGCCCGCGATTTCATTCTCGAGAACCAGTCGAACCGCGCGATGCTGTCGGCTACCCGCCGCCGCGAAGCGGAGCATCCGATCGAAGTGGTCGGCTCGCAGCTGCGCGAGCTGATGCACTGGATCAAGAAGTAAGTTAGGCGGCCGGACGATCCGGCCATCGAATAGATTTGCTTGCCGTCCCGGACGAACGGGATGCGCAGCCGACTTTTTCGCAAACGGGGAAGGCAGCGCGTCCGATCGCCCGGGATGATTCTGTTTTGACAGGATAAAAGGAACGAGCTCCGATGAGCAGAACCCGAAGGAGCGGGCTTCCCGCGGCAGTACCCGAAGCAGCTAGGCATACGGGGCTTTCCGCGAGGCGGCCCAATCGACGTTAAAGGAGTGTAACAGGGAATGGCAGACGTAAAAAAAATCGCGGTCATCGCGGGCGACGGAATCGGTCCCGAAGTGGTCGGCGAGGCGCTGAAAGTGCTGAAAAAAACCGAGGAGCTGTTCGGTTATCAATTCGAGACCGAGCACGGCCTGTTCGGCGGCATCGCCATCGACGAGAAAGGGACGCCGCTGCCGCAGGAAACGCTCGATATTTGCAAAAAGGCCGATGCGGTGCTGCTTGGCGCCGTAGGTGGCCCGAAATGGGACAACAATCCGAAGGAGCTGCGTCCGGAAACCGGCCTGCTCGGCATCCGCAAAGCGCTCGGTTTGTTCTCCAACATCCGCCCGGCTACAGTATTCGACTGCCTGAAGGAAGCGTCGACTCTGAAGCCGGAGGTGCTTGAAGGGACCGATCTGATCGTTGTGCGCGAGCTGACGGGCGGCATTTACTTCGGCGAGAAATTCCGCCGCGAGGGGGCCGGCGGCCAGGAAGCGGTCGATACGTGCGTTTACAATACGGCCGAAGTGGAGCGCATTGTGCGCCAGGCGTTCGAAATCGCCCGGACGCGCCGCAAGAAGCTGGCGTCGGTCGATAAGGCGAACGTGCTCGAGACGTCGCGTCTGTGGCGCGAGGTTGTCAACCGGATCGCACCGGAATATCCGGATGTGGAGCTGGAGCATGTGCTGGTGGACAACTGCGCCATGCAGCTGCTGCGCCGCCCTTCGAGCTTCGATGTTATCGTAACGGAGAATATGTTCGGCGATATTTTGAGCGACGAAGCGGCGATGCTGACGGGCTCGATCGGTATGCTGTCGTCCGCATCGCTCGGCGAAGGCAGCTTCGGCCTGTACGAGCCGGTGCACGGCTCGGCGCCGGACATTGCCGGTCAAGGCGTCTCCAATCCGATCGCGACGATTCTGTCCGTCGCGCTCATGTTCCGCCTGACGTTCGGCTACCACGAGGCGGCCGCTTCGATCGAAGAGGCGGTCAAATCGGTGCTGGACGCCGGCCATCGCACAGGGGATATCGCGGTCGACAAGAGCAAGGCGATCGGCACTTCGGCGATGGGCGATTTGATCGTCGCAGGTATGAAAAAATAAATTAAAATAATTATTAATAAATACTGATTTCAATCTTGACTGGATTATAAAGTAGTGGTACGATTTTAAACGAAGTCACCTCGTGACAAGCGGTACGGAACCGGAGCAGCTTGATTTACAGGGCTGAAACGTCCGGTACCCGCAGCGGAGATTCGCGGAAAACCCGGCGGCTCGCGAGCGCCCTGCTTTTGCGCGAACTTCGATTATACTTATCGATAACGGGAGGTAATTGGATCATGGCAGAACGTTTGGTTGGCCGTCCGGCTCCGGATTTCACCATGGAAACGGCGCTCGGCAACGGACAGGAATTCGGGAAGGTGTCCCTTTCGGACTACAAAGGCAAATGGCTCGTATTCTTCTTCTATCCGCTCGATTTCACGTTCGTTTGCCCGACGGAAATTACCGCTCTGAGCGAAGCGGCAGGCGAGTTCAGCAAGCTCAATACGGAAATTCTCGGCGTAAGCGTCGACAGCATCCACAGCCACCGCGCCTGGATCAATACGCCGGTCAACGATAACGGCCTCGGCAAGCTGAACTTCCCGCTTGCTTCGGATATTACGAAGAAAGTGGCGAGCGACTACGGCGTCTTGATCGAAGAAGAAGGCGTCGCGCTGCGCGGCCTGTTCATTATCAATCCGGAAGGCGAGCTTCAGTATCAAGTCGTTAACCACAACAACATCGGCCGCAGCGTCGAAGAAACGCTGCGCGTCTTGCAGGCGCTGCAATCCGGCGGTCTGTGCCCGATCAACTGGAAACCGGGCGACAAGCATCTGGTTGCGAAATAATCGAAGGCTCGAACATGGCCCGGAAGCCGCCTAACAGCGGTTTCCGGGTTTTTCTATTGCCGCTTGGCCTCGCGCTAGCAGGAATTTCGCGCATGGACCCCGAATATGTGTAAGTATGGTTCTAAGGGGTTCGGATCGGGTAATACGGAAGGAGGTACGGGAGCATGAGCTTTTGCTGCGGAGCAAGCATGATCGGCACAAGCGGGACGCTGAAGCATTTTCGCACGCATATCCATAACGTTCCGATCTTGTTTTGTCCGGTTTGCCATCGTGTCGAGATTCATCATCAAATTGAGAACGAATATGAAATATTGGCCGAATACGCGCATGGGGACGACGCTTCGGAGGTCGATTTCAAGGAGTATGTCGACCAAGCGGGGAAGAACCTGTTCGAAAACTGCGTCAATAACGAGAACGAGGATCCGATGGATGTGGTTCACAATCAGATCGACATGGCCCTCGACTTGCTCAGCTTTGCCAAACAAATCGGGGACGCCGAGTGGGAAGCCGTTTTGAAGAAACGGCTCGGTGTGCTGAATCAGCGCCGCAACAAGCTTCAGAAACGGCGTACGTCCGAAGGGTTTTGTTGATGCCAACGCCTCCCGCCGAGGGAGGCTTTTTCTTTGCCGAGCGGCTGTTTGCACCCCCTCAAGTCCGTCAGGCAGCACGAAAACTATCATTGTGAGGTGGAGCGGTTGCTACTCGTCCTGATCAAACGCTTTTTCGGTAAGCAAGGTCCGGTTCAGCAGCCTCCAGATGAAGATGGGCCGGACGCTCCGGAAGCTATTGTAGAGCGGATACGGGCCGGCGAAGCATCCCGCGACGAATTCATTCAGGCTTACAAGCCGTATATCGTCAAGGTTACGAGCCGGTTTTGCAAACGATATATCGATCCTGCGCGCGACGACGAATTCAGCATTGCGCTCAGCGCGTTCGACGAGGCGATCAGCCAATATGCCAGCCATGCAGGAAAATCGTTTCTCGGCTTTGCCGAAACGGTCATTCGGCGTAGGCTTATTGACCATGTCCGAAAAGAGCAGCGCCATTCTCATACGATCCCGTACAGCTCCTTCGACATGATCGACGAAGAGGAACAGACGGTCAATCCGATCGAAATTCAGGAAGCGATGCAGCGTTACGAGGCGGATCGCGAAGCCGGCGAACGACGGCTCGAAATCGCCGATTATCATAAACGTCTCGGCCGCTTCGGCATATCGTTCGCCGAGCTGCCGGAGCTGTCGCCGAAGCATACCGATTCGCGCAGGCTGCTTGTCTCGATCGGCCTGCTGCTTGCCGGACGGAATGCGCTGTTCGAGACGCTGCAGGCGTCGCAGAAGCTGCCGGTCAAGGAGCTGTGCGAGCTCGCCGGCGTTTCGCGCAAAACAATTGAACGAAACCGAAAATATATTATCGCCATCGCGCTGTTACATCATGGGGATTTTCCGTATCTGCAGCAGTATTTGCAGCCAATGCCGGACCCGAAGGCGGATGAGGAAAGGGGAGCAAGGGCATGAATCGCGGTATCGTGATGGAGATCGGCAAACGTCACCTTGTCGTATTGACGCCGGACGGTCAGTTTCGCAAAGTGCCCGCCAGCAAAACGGCCGTTGTCGGCGAAGAAATCCGGTACGCCGAACCGGCAGCCTACCGCAGGCCAAGGACGCTGCACAGTGCGCTGATCGGCGCGGCTGCGGTCATCCTCCTGCTCTGCGTCCCCGTTTTCGTCAAGCAGTACGCCTCGGGCTCCCCCGTCGTCGCCTATCTAACGATGGATATCAATCCGAGCGTCGAGCTCGGCGTCGGCGAAGACGACCGCGTCATGGAGCTGAGGGCGGTGAACGGCGACGGCGCCGTCATTACGAAAGGGCTTCCGTATAAGGGCCAGCCGGTCGAAACGGTGGCGTCGGCAATAATGGGCCGCGTCAAAGACAGCTCCTATTTTCATGACGGAGAGGGCGATGTCGTAATCACGACGGTCGTTGTCGACAAGAATCACTCGTCCGATTTCGAAGCGAAGCTTTCGGAGAAAGTCGACGACGCCGTACGCAAGTCGCTTCAGAAAAGTCCGAAGGAGGGCGAGCCGCTTCACGTTGACGTGACGACGCTTTCGGCCCCTAAAGAACTGCGCGACGAGGCGAACAAGCAGGGCGTCTCCGCCGGCAAAATGGCGGTGTACCTGCTGGCGAAAAGCAACGGCTACAATATACCGCTCAAGGAGCTGGAAACCCGTTCGATCGATGATGCGACGGAGCCGCTCGGCGGGCTGGAGGCGGTTTTGGACGAACCGAAAAAGGATGCGGCTCCGAAGCAGCCGGATACCGTGCACGCAAAAACGAGCGGCAGCGACGAAAAGTTTGAGCAGCAGAAACAGCGGTTGTCGGAGCTGCTGAAGCAGGAGAAGCAGGACAAACCGCCGAAGCCGGGGCATCCGTCCGGTAAGGGAGAAGGCAGGGACGGATCCGGACCGCACAAGTCTGCGACGGGCCAGAAGGATGACGGCAGGGGACGCGGCGGCAAGCCGTCGCCCGAAGACGGGCACGGCCCTTCGAATGGGAAATCGAAGGGCGATCAACCAAATGCGGGGGACGGGCGAAAGACTGGTTGGGAGACCGGTCTTCCGGGCGTTAAACCGCCGGCGAGTCTATGGGCTGACTGGCGCCCGAAAAACCCGGAGCCTGACGGGCTGCCGGGCATGAAACCGCCCGCCGGAATATGGGGCGGCATACGACCGGAAAAACCGGAGATTGACGGTTCGCCGGGCTGGACGAACCGGAACGGCGGCGGGCAGCTGGGCGGCGGCGGAGAAAAGACGGGCCGGGACAGGCCGGATAAAAACGGAAACGACAGCGGCGGCTCGGGCAAATCGAATACGAACTCAAAGGGGAGCGACCTTCGCTCCTCACCGGAGAAGACCGGGGCGGACGCCCGCGTCGGGGACCGGTCAGGCGGGCATGGGGACGTTAAAAACGTCTCGGATGGCCGCCATACTGACGTTAAACGGGTAAACCCGGAAAAAAGAGAAACACCGAAAAAAACGGACCGCCCTGGGCGGCCGGATTCTCAGGGCAAGCAAAGCAATCCGGACCGCCCTGGGCTGCCGGATTCTCAGGGCAAGCATTCGGATCGTCCTGGCGGGCTGGATTCTCCGGGCAAGCAGCACGGAAATTCGGATCGTTCTGGGCAGCCGGATTCTCCTGGAAAGCACAGCAATCCGGACCGCCCTGGGCAGCCGGATTCTCCGGGTAGGCAGCATGGCAATCCGGGAAAACAGCCGGATTTGGCGGATAAGCAAGCGGCAAACCTTTGAAGCCGTCACACCCGGATTGGAATTGCGGGAAGTAGCCGCAGAACCGCTGCCTCAGCGGCGACAAACGGAAACGACCGCTGCGGCCATTCGGCGCAGCGGGACAAAGAGACTTTTTTCGACAGGATCTCCTGTTGACAGTCGCGAGCAAGCCTTACTATGATGGTGATGAGTCTATCCCTATGGTACGGATAATCCGACGGCGTGCCGGTTCGCAGATGGCGGCAGCCGTTTTTTCTTTCACGAAAGTCTTCGGGGATCGATTCGTATGAACCCGCTGCGGGCCAAAAATTGGTCTACGGGGAACGACGGTAACGTTCCGCAATTGGCTCGTACCGCGCGCCGGATCGATTTACCGCCGTTTGCCGCAGGAGAGGAGTAAGAGATGCAGGCGATTCGAAAGCGCTATTTTCCGGCGCTTGCCGAATATATTCGAAGCGGCAGCGAAGCTTCGCTGTTTGAAGCAACGGAAATCGGTAAATCGCTCCATGGCATTCACCCGGAAGATATTATTGCTATACATGAGGAATCGATGCAGACGCTTGTCGCCAACGTCGAATCGGAAGAGGCGCTGCAGCTGTACAGCCGATCGTTCATCTTTTTGATCGAGCTGATGGTCGCCTTCCGTTTCCGTGTGCAGCCTGAACAAACGCCCGAGCAGCGGTTCAGCGAAATGCGGGACATGCTGCTGAATTCGCATCGTTCGGTCCGGATGGTCAAAAACAAGTATGAAAACGTGCTTCAGCATATGGACAGCGGCATCGCGATTTTCGACAGCGACGGCATCCTGTCCTTTATTAATCTTCAAATGGCCAAGCTGCTCGACATTCCCCGCAAAACGCTTATCGGCTGCAGGCTTCGCGACCTGTTCATGCACCCCGGCCTGAAGCTGGGCACCCGGCGCACCATGCTGCGGTTGTACAGGGATATGCTGCTGAAGCGAAGCCGGTATTTTGAATTTCAGGATGCCAGCGGGAAGCATCTGCTCGTCACGGTGACATACGGCGATCAGCTGGACGGCGATTATTTGTTCAGCGTCAAGGACGTCACGGAATATAAGCAGATCGAGCAGACGGCGTACCAGAACGACAAGCTGGCCATGCTCGGCAAAATCGCCGCGGCGATCGCCCACGAAATCCGTAATCCGCTGACGTCGATCCGCGGATTTATCCAGCTGCTCCGGCCGCATCTGCTGCAGCTCGGCAAGGAGGAGTACGCCCGCATCATTTTGGCCGAGATCGACCGTGCGAACGATATCATTTACGAGTTTCTGAACTCCTCGAAGCCTTCTGCGCCGATGAAGGAGACAGTCGCCATTTCGTCGCTGCTGAAGGAGGTAATCCTGCTGTCGGAAAGCGAAGCGCACATGAAAGGCTGCCAAATCCTGTTCGAGTCCTACGACGAGGATTTGACGATTTCCATCGATGTCAAGCAGATGAAGCAGGTGATCCTGAATATCGTGCGCAATGCGATGGATGCGATCAGCGAGCTGGAGGACGAGCGCGGCGGGCGCATCGACATTGTGACCAGGCGGGACGGCTGTTTCGCGGAAATTACGGTCCGCGACAACGGCAAAGGAATGGACGTCTCGACGAAATCGAAGCTGTTCGATCCGTTCTTCACGACGAAGGCGGCCGGTACGGGACTCGGTCTTTCCGTCAGCTACCGCATCTTGCGCAATCACGGCGGAACGATCCGCGTGACGAGCAGCGCGGGGGAAGGAACCGAGTTCAAGATCTATTTGCCATTGGTTGGGTAAACCGTTAGAATCGGGGGTAGAACCCCGATTTTTTTTTATTGGGAAAGGAGACAATTACAAGTGAGCGTTCGGTTTACATATGGCGGTGCCGCGGAGGCCGGCGCCTTCGATACGGTCGTGCAGTTCGTGACGAAGGAGGAGCTGCAGCGGGCGGACGCGGAATGGATCCATCCGCAGCTCGATCTCGCGCTGCGCGATCACTATGCCAAGGAGCTGTTCAGGGCGGAGCCGATGGAGACGCTCTGTCTGCCGACGCTGGGGCTGCTCCCGGCAGCCTACGTCATTTATACGGGCATCGCTCATGCCGGTTTGTCGGCGGACGGCCTTCGCGATGCGGCTGCGGCGTCGGCCAAAGCGGCAAGGCGTCTGAAGGCGGCCGCCGTGCAGCAGCTCGTGCCCCATGCCGTCATGACCGGCTCGCAGGAATATACGCTCCGTCAGGCGGCGCAGGCGCTGACTGAAGGGTATGCGCTCGGACTGTTTACGCGCAGGACGGAGAAGAAGGATCACGAAAAACGAGCGTCGAGCGTTCGGGCCGTAGCGTTCACGCCGGCCGCAGGCGCGGCGGAGCCTGATGACGCGGCCGCGGAATGGGAAGCCGGCATCCGCCGGGGCTCCGTATTTTCGGAGGCGGTGACGCTGGCCCGCGATTTGACGAATTTGCCGGGCAATCGGCTGACGCCGGAGCTGCTCGCCGAGCAGGCGGAGTCGCTCGCCATGGAATACGGCTTCGATTGCGAGGTCATCGATGAATGGACCGCCGCCGAGCAGGGGATGGGCGGCCTCCTGGGCGTCGGCCAGGGCAGCGCCAATCCGCCGCGCATGATCGTGCTGCATTATGAAGGCGCGCCGGATAACAAGGCGGAGACGTACGGGCTGATCGGCAAAGGCATCACCTTCGATACCGGCGGCATTTCGCTGAAGCGGGCGGAAGGGATGGAGGCGATGATCTCCGACATGGGCGGCGCAGCCGCCGTGCTTGGCGCGATGCGGATCGTCGGCGAGCTGAAGCCGAAGGTCAATGTCGTCGCCGTCGTACCTTCTGCCGAGAATATGCCATCGGACCGCGCGCTGAAGCCGGGCGATGTGCTGACCACAATGAGCGGGATTACCGTGGAGGTGGTCAACACGGACGCGGAAGGCCGCCTTGTGCTGGCCGACGGCCTGACCACGGCGATTCGCCGCGGCGCGACGAAGCTGGTCGATGTCGCCACGCTGACCGGCGCCGTTACCGTCGCGCTCGGCAACGTCGCCACCGGCGCGGTGACGAACGACGAGCAGCTGATGCATCAGGTCGTGCTCGCAGGCAAGCGGGCCGGGGAGCGCATATGGCCGCTTCCGGCCTACCCCGAATACCGCCGCCAGCTCGACAGCGACGCCGCGGATATGAAGAACAGCGGCGGCCGGCTCGCCGGCACGATTACGGGCGGCCTGTTTATCGGGGCGTTCGCCGAGGAACGGCCTTGGGTCCACCTCGACGTCGCCGGTACGGCCTGGCTGGACCGGGAACGCGTCTGGGAGCCGAAGGGCGCAACCGGCGTGATGGTCCGGACGCTTGGCGAGCTGCTGACGGACTGAGGCCGACCGGCGCCGTTATGACGGGGCCGTCGCGTCCGTCAGGCCGCCTCAGCATTCACCCGGGGCGTCGTCCAGGATGCCATGCCGGGTAGCTTTTTCTGCCGGTATCGACCGCTGCCATGCAGTACTGCGCCGCTTGCCGTAAGCTGCAAGCTTGGATTGCCATTCAATGGACAGCCGCCCTGCGGACTGTCGCCAGAAGGAGTGATTTGTTCGTGTCCACGATTCAAGAGCGCGTACCGCCAGGCCAACGCGTAACCGAAGGCTTCCCCGTTCTGCACCACGGCAGCGTGCCGTATTACAATGACATGGGCAAATGGGATCTGCGCATTTTCGGTCTGGTCGAGGAAGAGGTCCAGATTAGCTATAAGGAGTTTATGGCCCTGCCGAAGCGGGAGTTCCGCAACGATATTCACTGCGTCACGACGTGGTCGAAGCTGGATAACGTATGGGAGGGAGTGGCCGTATCGGAGCTGATGAAGCGGGTGAAGCTGAAGGACGGCGCCAACTATGTCATGCTGCATGCCGAGCACGGCTGGACGACGAATTTGCCGCTGGCGGATTTTATGCTCGACACGTCGTTTCTGGCCATGCGGCATAACGGGCAGCTGCTGACGCCGGAGCACGGCTATCCCGTGCGCATGGTCGTCCCGCATCTGTATTTCTGGAAAAGCGCCAAGTGGCTGCGCGGCATCGAGTTTATGGCTGCGGACAAGCCGGGCTTCTGGGAGCAAAATGGCTACAGCATGTACGGAGATCCTTGGCTCGAACAAAGATACGATTTTGATTAATCGGCGCTAAAAGCGTGGCGTCTTATCGTGCGATCCTGCAGGTCCCGGCGCATTCGGGCCCGCTTACCGCGTCAAAAACAAGGGCTGTTCCCCGAAGCCAAATGGCTTTAGGGAAGCAGCCCTCTTTTTTCGGCATGCGGCCGGCGGGATGAGGTCATGCCTCGGCAGCACCCTGCCCGCGCGCGCTGGAGTCCGCTTTTGCCCGCGCCATTTTACGAAGAGCCGCCGGATAAACGGATATCAACTAACACGTGTCGGAGAGACGGATACCCTGATGATTTTATGCTCATACACAAATCTTTTATATCTCAAAACATTTTCCGGATGATAAGATGGGAGAAGCAGCAGAATTGAATCGAAAGAGGGAGAGTCATGAAATTTTCCGTTTCTATTCCTGCAGTGATGCGGGGAGACAAGCTGACGACGGCGGATAAAATCAGAAGGGCGGGGGCGATCGGGTACCGGGCTTACGAGATGTGGGGCTGGTGGGACGAGGATTTGGATGCCGTCAGGCAGGCCGCGGACGAGTACGGCATGGAAGCCGGCTCGATCTGCACAAGGTTCGTTCCGCTCGTAGATCCGTCGAGGCGCACCGAATATATTGCCGGACTGAAGGAAAGCGTGGAAGCGGCAAAACGGCTCGGCTGCCGCTACCTCATCAGTCAGGCGGGCAACGCGCTGGAAGGGGCGAGCCATGAAAGTCAGGCGGCCTCGCTCGTCGAAGGTCTTCGCCTGTCGGCGCCGATTCTGGAGCAATCGGACATTACGCTTGTTTTGGAACCGCTTAATACGCGCGTCGACCATCCGGGCTATTTCCTCGAGAAGGCGGAGGAGGGGGCCTGGCTCGTGCGGGCGGTCGGCAGCCGCAGCGTGAAGCTGCTGTACGACGTCTACCACCAGCAAATTACCGAAGGCAATCTGATCCCGACGATCAAAAGCAACATGGACGTCATCGATTATTTCCATATCGCCGATCACCCGGGGCGGCACGAGATCGGTACCGGCGAGATCCATTACGCGAATGTGCTGCGGGCCGTCAAAAGCACCGGCTACGACGGTTTTGTCGGACTTGAATATTTTCCTTCGGCGGATGCCGAGGAGACGCTCCGGCGGTTTTTGGAGGAGTTCGGTCATTTGGCCTAACGAGCGAGTTTTCATTCCCCCGCGGCAAACGGATGGCCGGACGGGGGTTTTTTATATCGCCGCAGCCCCACGCAATGGATAGGCCAACATTATTTTGCATGGTAACCGTTTTCGGGCGAAAAAAACTCTTTTCATTTTCCGGCAATCAATTTATAATTATTCCGAGAAGCAAGGTTGGGATTAGGCAAGGGCCGTGCAGCCGTTTCTTCTTTCTTAAAAATCGGCGGCCGCCCAAACCATGCCGGAATGTTCGTCATACGATGGCTAATGGGCTTAGGCTTAGGCTTACATACCCTATCCTCAAATCGATGGAGAGTGCTTGCAATGCTTGAAATAAGTTGGCAAATCGTCACGATGGGGCTGCTGGTCGGATTTCTAGTCGGTTTAACCGGCGTAGGCGGAGCGTCGCTGCTCACGCCGATTTTACTGCTGATCGGCATTAATCCGAGTATAGCGGTCGGGACAGACCTGCTTTATAATTCAATTACGAAATTTTTCGGTACGATCCAGCATTGGCGCCAGAAGACGATCGACTTCAAGATCGTCAAATATTTGGCCTTCGGCAGCCTGCCCGGCGCGGTCTTCGGCGTCGGCGCGTCTTACCTGCTCAGTCATGTCTTCGACGACGGCGAGACGGTGCTGAAGCACGTGCTCGGCTTCATTCTGATCATCGTATCCGTCATTACGCTGCTGCGGCAGCTGCTCGACAAAAAGCTCGGCGACAACCGGTGGCAGCTGAAGCCGATTGAAGATAAACGCATGCTGTTAATTTTAATCGGCGCCGTACTCGGTTTTATCGTCGGCCTGACGTCGGTGGGCTCGGGTTCGCTGTTCGCCGTCGCCATGATTTATTTATTCCGGCTGAGCGGTTCTCAGCTTGTCGGCACGGATATCGCGCACGCGTTTTTGCTGGTGACGCTGTCCGCCATCCTACACTCGGGCCTCGGCAATATCGATTACGGGCTGACCGCGAATCTGCTGATCGGCTCCGTCCCCGGCGTCATTATCGGCAGCAGCCTGTCGGCGAAGGTGCCGTCGAAACCGCTGCGGACGGTGCTGGCGGCGCTGCTCCTGATCAGCGGCGTTAAATTGATTTGAAGCGGCTGGATGTAAACGGCGGTGAAGCAAGCATTCTCCGGCGGGGGGAACTTCGTATAAGCGGGTCAACCGGTGTTTCGGCTGGCCCGTTTTTTTTGTGTGAAGGGAGATGCGGCTGCCATGAGAACGGGCGTCTTGGTCCGGCAGGACAGCACGCCATTACGGGCGGAAGGAAGCGGCGGACCGGGTTGACGAAATACGCTATAATGAAACAGCATGTACTTGATCATCAGGAAGGAGCTGGAGCGATGAACGGCATCGGCAAGCGATCCGGCGTGTTTCCGTCCGTATGCCCGCTTGATTGCCCGGACCAATGCGGTCTGCTCATTCATAAGGAAAACGGCAAAATTACCCGTATCGAAGGCGATCCGGAGCATCCCGCGACACAGGGCGCGATCTGCGGCAAGGTGCGGCGGATGGCGGAGCGGATCTACGACCCGGCGCGGCTGGAATATCCGCTCAGGCGCGTCGGCGTCAAAGGCGAGGGGCGGTTCGAGCGGATTACATGGGAGGAAGCGCTGCGAACGATAGCCGGCCACTGGAAGGAACTGATCGCGGAGCATGGCGCGGAGAGCATTCTCCCGTACAGCTTCTACGGGAATATGGGGCGGATCGGCACGGAGGGCATGGACCGGCGCTTCTTCAACCGGCTCGGGGCAAGCGAGCTGCTGTACACGATTTGCGAAGCCGCCGGCACCGCCGGCTACAAATATACGATGGGCGGCAGCTTCGGCACGGACCCCGAAGATACCGTGCATGCCAAACTGATTGTCATGTGGGGCATTAATGCGGTCAGCACCAACATGCACCAGGTCGTGCTGGCGGAGAAGGCGCGCCGGGCGGGCGCGACCGTCGTCTGCATCGACGTGCACCGGAACCGGACGGCCCGCTGGGCGGACTGGTTTATCCCGATCCAGCCGGGCACCGATGCGGCTCTCGCGCTTGGGTTGATGCACGTCCTGTTCGCCGAAAATTGGATCAATGAACCGTTTTTGCGGGAATATACGACCGGTCACGAGGAGCTGAGGAGGCATGTCCGGCAGTACGATCCGGAGGCGGTATCGGCGATTACCGGCGTGCCCGCGCCGGATATCGTCAAGCTGGCCCGCATGTACGGACAGGCCGTTCCCTCGTTCATCCGGATCGGCAACGGGCTGCAGCATCACGATAACGGCGGCATGAACGTGCGGGCGATCGCCTGCCTGCCGGCGCTGACCGGCGCCTGGCTGCACAAGGGAGGTGGCGCGATCAAAGGCAACGGCGGCTACGTCGCGCCGAACACGAATGCGCTGAGACGTCCGGACCTGAGGGAGAAGCCGGCCCGGGCGGTTAACATGAACGAGCTGGGCAGAGCTCTGCTCGAGCTCGATCCGCCGATTCGGTCGCTGTACGTGTACAATTCGAATCCCGCCATCGTCGCGCCGAACGCGAACAAGGTGCGGGAAGGGCTCGCGCGCGAGGATCTGTTTACGGTCGTTCACGATCTTTTCATGACCGAGACGGCCCGTTATGCGGATCTTGTGCTGCCGGCGACGTCATCTTTTGAAAACACGGATTTGTATCACTCGTATTGGCATCATTACGTGCAGC
This genomic window from Paenibacillus humicola contains:
- a CDS encoding leucyl aminopeptidase, with translation MSVRFTYGGAAEAGAFDTVVQFVTKEELQRADAEWIHPQLDLALRDHYAKELFRAEPMETLCLPTLGLLPAAYVIYTGIAHAGLSADGLRDAAAASAKAARRLKAAAVQQLVPHAVMTGSQEYTLRQAAQALTEGYALGLFTRRTEKKDHEKRASSVRAVAFTPAAGAAEPDDAAAEWEAGIRRGSVFSEAVTLARDLTNLPGNRLTPELLAEQAESLAMEYGFDCEVIDEWTAAEQGMGGLLGVGQGSANPPRMIVLHYEGAPDNKAETYGLIGKGITFDTGGISLKRAEGMEAMISDMGGAAAVLGAMRIVGELKPKVNVVAVVPSAENMPSDRALKPGDVLTTMSGITVEVVNTDAEGRLVLADGLTTAIRRGATKLVDVATLTGAVTVALGNVATGAVTNDEQLMHQVVLAGKRAGERIWPLPAYPEYRRQLDSDAADMKNSGGRLAGTITGGLFIGAFAEERPWVHLDVAGTAWLDRERVWEPKGATGVMVRTLGELLTD
- a CDS encoding sulfite oxidase-like oxidoreductase, with protein sequence MSTIQERVPPGQRVTEGFPVLHHGSVPYYNDMGKWDLRIFGLVEEEVQISYKEFMALPKREFRNDIHCVTTWSKLDNVWEGVAVSELMKRVKLKDGANYVMLHAEHGWTTNLPLADFMLDTSFLAMRHNGQLLTPEHGYPVRMVVPHLYFWKSAKWLRGIEFMAADKPGFWEQNGYSMYGDPWLEQRYDFD
- a CDS encoding hydroxypyruvate isomerase family protein, with protein sequence MKFSVSIPAVMRGDKLTTADKIRRAGAIGYRAYEMWGWWDEDLDAVRQAADEYGMEAGSICTRFVPLVDPSRRTEYIAGLKESVEAAKRLGCRYLISQAGNALEGASHESQAASLVEGLRLSAPILEQSDITLVLEPLNTRVDHPGYFLEKAEEGAWLVRAVGSRSVKLLYDVYHQQITEGNLIPTIKSNMDVIDYFHIADHPGRHEIGTGEIHYANVLRAVKSTGYDGFVGLEYFPSADAEETLRRFLEEFGHLA
- a CDS encoding sulfite exporter TauE/SafE family protein, with the protein product MSWQIVTMGLLVGFLVGLTGVGGASLLTPILLLIGINPSIAVGTDLLYNSITKFFGTIQHWRQKTIDFKIVKYLAFGSLPGAVFGVGASYLLSHVFDDGETVLKHVLGFILIIVSVITLLRQLLDKKLGDNRWQLKPIEDKRMLLILIGAVLGFIVGLTSVGSGSLFAVAMIYLFRLSGSQLVGTDIAHAFLLVTLSAILHSGLGNIDYGLTANLLIGSVPGVIIGSSLSAKVPSKPLRTVLAALLLISGVKLI
- a CDS encoding molybdopterin-containing oxidoreductase family protein, which gives rise to MNGIGKRSGVFPSVCPLDCPDQCGLLIHKENGKITRIEGDPEHPATQGAICGKVRRMAERIYDPARLEYPLRRVGVKGEGRFERITWEEALRTIAGHWKELIAEHGAESILPYSFYGNMGRIGTEGMDRRFFNRLGASELLYTICEAAGTAGYKYTMGGSFGTDPEDTVHAKLIVMWGINAVSTNMHQVVLAEKARRAGATVVCIDVHRNRTARWADWFIPIQPGTDAALALGLMHVLFAENWINEPFLREYTTGHEELRRHVRQYDPEAVSAITGVPAPDIVKLARMYGQAVPSFIRIGNGLQHHDNGGMNVRAIACLPALTGAWLHKGGGAIKGNGGYVAPNTNALRRPDLREKPARAVNMNELGRALLELDPPIRSLYVYNSNPAIVAPNANKVREGLAREDLFTVVHDLFMTETARYADLVLPATSSFENTDLYHSYWHHYVQLQEPVIEPHGESRPNVEVFRLLAAEMGFTDEALRDSEAEMIRQALDAPDNPYLTGITFEALKRRHYIKADVKPLFPGQLRTPSGKIELYSAAMERDGYPPLPTYTPLAEHGEGPFLFIPTANHHFLNSTFSNNGKHAAMEKEPKLVMNAGDALALGIADGDLVRVWNARGECRLRAAAGVDVLPGVVVSQGLWADAEGKSRAVNALTPDRIADMGGGAVFFSGRVHVEKALP